Genomic window (Syntrophales bacterium):
GCCTGCCCGTGATGCTGGAACAGTGCCTCCGCTTCGGGGTCGATATCCGGCGCGAGCCCGTGGAGGTCGCGCCGGCGGCGCACCACGTCATGGGCGGCCTGCGGATCGACCCGCTGACCTGCCAGACGACCGTCGAGGGACTCTACGCCTGCGGCGAGACGGCGGGCGGCGTCCACGGGGCGAACCGCCTCGGGGGAAACGCCCTTGCCGAGACCCAGGTCTTCGGGGCCATCGCCGGTGAGGCGGCGGGAAAGTCAAAACCGCGGGCATCCTCCATCCCGGAGAAGCAGGTGGAAAGGGAGCGGAGAAGGCTGGATGCCTTCCGGACGGGCAAAGCGAATCCTTATGCCTTGCTCAAGAGACTACACGAGATCATGGGGGAAGGCGCCGGGATCTTTCGGAATGAGACCGGCCTGAAGAAGGCGCTCCTGGAGATCGACCGGATTTCCCGGGAGCGGCTCCGGGCCGCTGTCCCCCGGAACCTGGCCGACTGCTGTTCCGTCCGGAACGCCTGCACGACGGCCATACTCGTCTGCCGGGCCGCCCTCCTGAGGGGGGAATCCCGGGGAGCGCACATGCGAACGGACGCCGACGCGCCTCGGAACGAAGAGCGGTCACTCTTCGGGCACACCTTCCTTTCGCTGTCCCGGGAGGGGATCGAGAGGAGGGACCGGCCGTGAAGACCATCCGCCTCACGGTCTCCCGGTTCGACCCGGAGTTGGACGATGGCCCGCGGCTCGAATCCTATACCGTTGATATCAACGAGGGCGCGCGGGTCCTCGACGCGCTCCAGGCCGTCCGCGACGATATCGACGCGACCCTTTCCTACCGCCGTTCCTGCAGCGTGGGACAGTGCGGAAGCTGCGCCGTCCGGGTGAACGGCCGGCCCGTCATGGCCTGCAAAGAGGAGGCGACCGACGGCATGGTCGTGGAGCCGCTCCGGCTGCCCGTGGAAAAGGACCTCGTCACGGACCTGGCGCCGCTCCTGAAATCCGTCGCCTCGTTCGCACCCCGCGGGGAGTCGACTGCGCCGGGCAGGGCGGAGACCGAATCCATCAAGCCGCTCCGCCACTGCATCCAGTGCTTCTCCTGCGTCTCCGTCTGTCCGATGCTGGACGTGGCCGAATTCGCCGGGCCTACGGCCATGCGGCAGAAGATGCGCCTCGCCCTCGATCCCCGCGACGCCCGGGACCGCATCCCCGAGGCCGTGGAGGCCGGGCTCTTTCACTGCACCTCCTGCCAGGCCTGCCGGATCGCCTGCCCCGAGGAGATCGCAACCCCCGCCCTGGCGATCGAGAAGCTCCGCGCTCTCGCCGTCGAGCGGGGCTTCACGTTTCCCAAGCACCTCGAGTTCGCCCGGCTCGTCCGGGAGACCGGCCGGAGCATCTCGTTCCCGGGCCCCCGTTTCCTGGAATGCGTCCCCGAGGTGGTCGAACCGGAGACCGCCGCCCGCTGCACCGTCGCCCTCTTCACGGGTTGCCTGTACGACCTGGTGATGCCCGAGACCGCCTTCGACGCCGTGGAGGTCATGCGGCGCAACGGAATCCGGGTGGTCGTCCCCAAGGACCAGGTCTGCTGCGGCTCGCCGCTGATCCGGACGGGGCAGACGGACCTCGTGGCAGGCCTGATGGAAAAGAACATCGGGATCTTTGCACGGCTCGGTGTCGACGCGGTCATCACCATCTGCGCCGGCTGCGGGACCACGTTGAAAAACGATTACGACACGCCCTTCGAGGTCCTGGACATCACGCAGCTCCTGGTGCGGCAGGGAATAGAGTCCCCGGCCCGCCTGCCCGTCCGGGTGACGTACCACGATCCCTGCCACCTGCTCCGCGGCCAGGGGGTCCGGGAAGAGCCGAGGGAGCTGATCCGGCAGGCGGCGGAGCTCGTGGAGATGCCCGCCTGGTGCTGCGGCTCCGGGGGCGGTGTCCGGGCGGCGTTTCCCGAAGAGGCAAAAGCCCTGGCCCTGAAGCGCCGGGAGGAGATCGAAAAGACCCGCGCGGACGCAGTCATCAGTGTCTGCCCCTTCTGCGAGTTTCACCTGAGGGAGCACGCCGGCAGGCGGGTTCAAAACATCTGCACGCTGCTCCTGAAGGGCTACCGGAAGAAGGACCGGCGGGAGTCTCACTGAGGCCGGACGGAAGAAAGCGGCGGCTCCCAGTCCTTCCCGGGTGCCCATCGGCAGGCCGCGGCTGGAACCGGTGGTTGAAACGGCGGCTTGACTACCCCGGTAAATCTCGCGTAAATGCTCAGTCGATATGAACGGAACAAATCTGAGGGAACAGAACGCCATATCAGGTCCGGATCGTCCGGCACCCGAAACCGCACTCATGGTTTCACAGCGGCTCTCCGCCCTGGTCACCGCGCTGAACCTGCTCCGGCTCAGTCTCAACATGTACCCGCCGGGCCATGTCAGAATCCAGGAAGCAACGGAACAGGCAGGCGATCTCCTCCAGAAATCGCTCCAGGGGAGGATGGAGCTCAACTTCATCATCGACGGGCCCATGATGGCGTCGGGCGAGATCCCTCTCGATCCGAACAACTCCTCCGTACGGGACTATCTCCGGACGCTCTCCTCTTTCCGACTGGTTTCGATCAGCTTCGTGGCCGGTGTCAGCAAGCAGGAGATCGTCGATTTCCACAAGTTCCTCGCCCAGAAGCCATCGGATGTGTGGATGAAGAGCACGGTGGCTCGCGCCGTCGCCCAGGCCGGGATCACGCGGATCCGCGTCAAGTCCCTGGACGCGGATGACTTTCAGATCACCGACGAGCGGGAAATCTTTTTCACGCCGGAGAACAAGGAAAACAAGAAGGGCGACTTCTGGCTCGACTTCCTGGCACGCTCCAAGGAGCTATCGCTGACAATCGCCGACCCCGCCCTTTCGCCATTCCTGGATCCCTCTTTCCAGGCGCGCGCCCTCAATGAAAGGCCGGACCTGTGGCAAGGCGCCGTCGACAGCTATGAAAAACTCGTCCGCGAGTACTTCCTGGACCTGCGCCACGGAAACGCCGGCTCCGCTATCCGCTTCGAAGCGCTGGCGAACATCAGCAACATGCTGAAGAGCCTGACCCCCGAGCTGAGGGCACAACTTCTGGACTCCCTGGAACGCCAGGTCTGCCTGCAGCCGGAGACGGTGCTCGAACTCGAAAACCTCAAGTGTTTTCCAAAGGACGTCTTCCAGCAGATCATCCAGCTCAACCAGGAGCGGAAGAACCGGATCTCTCCCACGCTGATTCTCCTGATGCAGAAAATGACGACGGTTCACCGTCAGGAAATGGCGGCCACAGGCGTCGCCCCCGAGGAGGACTTCTCGGTGGGCAGCGTTCGGGACCTGATCAAGCGGGAAAACTACGAGAAGTACGTCCCTGTGGAATATGAAAATCTGCTCCGGGATGCCGCGGAAACCCCCGGTATGGCCGTATCCGGGGAAGAAGCGTTCCCTCTCCAGTGGCACCTCCAATCCCTGCAGGACGACGAGATTCAGTATCGGATCACTTATTTCAGCCTCGTCATGATGGAAGAGGATATCCCGGATGAGGAATACCGCCTGTTGAGCGAACACCTGGTGACTTCCGCCATGGGGCTCGTCAGCACGGGACGGTTTTCCCTCCTGACCGAGGTCCTGGAGACCCTGCAAACCCATACCCGGACAAAGCCGTCGGAGTCCGTGCGCCAGAGGGCGCTCTGGACCATCAAGGCCTTCACCAGCCGTCAGATGATGTCCCTCGTGGAGCCGTTCCTGCAGATCGATATCGGACAATCCGATTCCCTGAAGGCGTACCTCAAGGCCTGCGGGGAAGACACCCTACCCTGGCTCTTCGATCTGTACCTGGACCGCTCCTTCGCCCCCTCGCCCTTTTTTCTCGGCATCCTGAACAGCTACGGGAAGGCGGCCGGCGATGAGGCCTACCGAAGGCTGAAGGGACAGGACTCACTGGGAATCTCACGCCTGCTGACATTTATCCGGGACACGGCGCAATACAATGTCTCCACGGCCCTGAAGGAGCTATACGAGCAGGGCAGCTGGGATGTCAGGATGGAAGTGCTGGAGACACTCCTGCAGTTCAAGGATCCCCTGGCGCCGGATCTCCTGCGAGACGGAATCAGGAGGGAGAGCTGGGAGGAAAAGACGGGGGTCATCAGCCTGATCAGCAGGCATCGGATCTGGGGTCTGATCGGTGACGTGCTGGTGCTTGTGAAGACCTTTCTGATCCGGGAGGAGGACGCCGTCCGGAACGAGTGGATCATCCGGGAAATCGCCGCCAGCCGCGATCCCGCGATCATTCCCCACATGGAAAGCCTCGCGAAGATCCGCTGGACCCTCTCGCCGCGCAGGCTGAGCCGCATGAAACGCCTGATCCGGGAGACGCTTCCCCCGGCTGCTTAAGAATGAACCGGCAACCGGGCCCGGTCGTCATCGGCAATGGACGGCCGGCGGAAGCCGGAGACAGGTCGGAGGTCTTGACCCATGGCAACATACCAGGATTCCATCGGCGAAGCGGTTACGCAACTGACGGCGGCCGTCCAGAACTCCGGCATCTATCCGCCAGACCACCCCCTGGTCCTCTCGCATATCCAGGGTGCCTACGAACACCTCAAATACCTGATGAGCATCCGGCTGGATACCACCATCCTGCTCCTGGGGGAACATCTAACCATCGACAATCGCCCCCTCCTGCTGGCCGGGGCGACGGAAACCGCACTGATCCGCATCCTCAAAAAACGGGCCGTCGAGCGGATTACCTTTGTCCGGGGACTCCCGCTCTCCCAACTCGAGACGTTCGTGCGCAATCTGTCGGATCCGGAGGCAAAATCCATTCATTCCCTGCCCCAGATCCGCATTGGGAAGATCAAGCTGAAGGAAGCGGAAAAGGGGGAAGTCGATGACGGGACCGGCATTGTCTCTTCCGAGCTGGACCTCGACGAATTTGTCGAGCTGGAGATCGAGACCCCGGATCAGCTCGTCCGCAACATCTACCGCAGCATCGCCAAGGGAAGCAACCTGGACATGGAGCGGGTGGACGACATGGTCGTCAACTTCATGGACGGTCTCCGCAAGGAAGTGAACCCCCTGAAGCTCCTCTCGGAGCTCAAGTCCAGCGACGAGTACACCTTCACCCACACGGCAAACGTGGGCATCCTGACCATGTACCTGGCGGAGTACGTGGGATTCAAGGCCCCTCACCTGAAGAACATCGGGGTTGCCGCCACCCTGCACGATATCGGCAAGATCACCACGCCGGAAGAGATCCTCATGAAACCGGGGAGCCTGACATCGGAAGAACGGGCCGTCATGGAGAATCACACGATCAACGGAGCCATGTACCTGATGAAAATCAAGGGCGTGACCAACCTTGCCGTCCTGGCGGCCATGGAGCATCACATCAAGTTCGACGGCACCGGCTATCCCCGGTTGAAACAGAACTGGAGTACCAATATCATCAGCCAGATGATCTCGATTGCCGACGTCTTCGACGCCCTCCGGACGGCCCGGCCCTACCGCGACCCGATGCCGCAGGAAAAGATCGAGCAGATCCTGATCAAGGAAAAGGGAACGTCCTTCAACCCCTACCTGGTTGATCGCTTCCTTGAACTGGTCCGGAAACCGGTGGAGTGACGCAAGGCCCTGTCAGGCACCATCTTCAGGCTGTCCGCCTTCCCTTGCCGCATTACAGGCGGCCATCCGCTGTTTCACCCCGCAGGTCACAAGATAGTAGCCCAGGG
Coding sequences:
- a CDS encoding succinate dehydrogenase/fumarate reductase iron-sulfur subunit, with translation MKTIRLTVSRFDPELDDGPRLESYTVDINEGARVLDALQAVRDDIDATLSYRRSCSVGQCGSCAVRVNGRPVMACKEEATDGMVVEPLRLPVEKDLVTDLAPLLKSVASFAPRGESTAPGRAETESIKPLRHCIQCFSCVSVCPMLDVAEFAGPTAMRQKMRLALDPRDARDRIPEAVEAGLFHCTSCQACRIACPEEIATPALAIEKLRALAVERGFTFPKHLEFARLVRETGRSISFPGPRFLECVPEVVEPETAARCTVALFTGCLYDLVMPETAFDAVEVMRRNGIRVVVPKDQVCCGSPLIRTGQTDLVAGLMEKNIGIFARLGVDAVITICAGCGTTLKNDYDTPFEVLDITQLLVRQGIESPARLPVRVTYHDPCHLLRGQGVREEPRELIRQAAELVEMPAWCCGSGGGVRAAFPEEAKALALKRREEIEKTRADAVISVCPFCEFHLREHAGRRVQNICTLLLKGYRKKDRRESH
- a CDS encoding HD domain-containing protein, which encodes MATYQDSIGEAVTQLTAAVQNSGIYPPDHPLVLSHIQGAYEHLKYLMSIRLDTTILLLGEHLTIDNRPLLLAGATETALIRILKKRAVERITFVRGLPLSQLETFVRNLSDPEAKSIHSLPQIRIGKIKLKEAEKGEVDDGTGIVSSELDLDEFVELEIETPDQLVRNIYRSIAKGSNLDMERVDDMVVNFMDGLRKEVNPLKLLSELKSSDEYTFTHTANVGILTMYLAEYVGFKAPHLKNIGVAATLHDIGKITTPEEILMKPGSLTSEERAVMENHTINGAMYLMKIKGVTNLAVLAAMEHHIKFDGTGYPRLKQNWSTNIISQMISIADVFDALRTARPYRDPMPQEKIEQILIKEKGTSFNPYLVDRFLELVRKPVE